A single Triticum dicoccoides isolate Atlit2015 ecotype Zavitan chromosome 2A, WEW_v2.0, whole genome shotgun sequence DNA region contains:
- the LOC119353877 gene encoding glycerophosphodiester phosphodiesterase GDPD6-like has product MASLCIVVAAALLVLGCASSGATARPLVGAAAAKQPLQTSRPYNIAHRGSNGELPEETAAAYMRAVDEGADFIEADIVATKDGHLVCFHDVTLDDTTDVADHKEFAARRRTLEVQWANVTGYFITDFTLAELKTLRVKQRWSFRDKSHDGISPIITFDEFIDIALNAKRVVGIYPEMKSPVFINQHVKWADGKKYEDKFIGTLKKYGYGGKYMTKRWKERPVFIQSFAPTSLIYAADLTDSPKVFLIDDVTVRTEDTDQSYEEITSDEYLDYMREYVVGIGPWKDTVVPPTRDNTLATPTDMVAMAHARGLQVHPYTYRNENRFLHYNFRQDPYAEYDYWLNDVGVDGLFTDFPASLRRFQDWTAAKN; this is encoded by the exons ATGGCTTCCCTCT GTATCGTCGTCGCGGCGGCGCTGCTGGTCCTCGGGTGCGCGAGCAGCGGCGCGACGGCGCGGCcgctggtcggggcggcggcggcgaagcagcCGCTGCAGACGTCGCGGCCGTACAACATCGCGCACAGGGGCTCCAACGGCGAGCTCCccgaggagacggcggcggcgtaCATGCGCGCGGTCGACGAGGGCGCCGACTTCATCGAGGCGGACATCGTGGCCACCAAGGACGGCCACCTCGTCTGCTTCCACGACGTGACGCTGGACGACACCACCGACGTCGCCGACCACAAGGagttcgccgcccgccgccgcacgctcgaGGTGCAGTGGGCCAACGTCACCGGATACTTCATCA CTGATTTCACGCTGGCCGAGCTGAAGACGCTGAGAGTGAAGCAGAGATGGTCCTTCCGTGACAAATCTCACGATG GCATTTCTCCCATCATCACCTTCGACGAGTTCATCGACATCGCGCTGAACGCCAAGAGGGTCGTCGGGATCTACCCGGAGATGAAGAGCCCCGTGTTCATCAACCAGCAC GTGAAGTGGGCGGACGGGAAGAAGTACGAGGACAAGTTCATCGGGACGCTGAAGAAGTACGGGTACGGGGGCAAGTACATGACGAAGCGGTGGAAGGAGAGGCCGGTGTTCATCCAGTCCTTCGCGCCGACGTCGCTCATCTACGCCGCCGACCTGACCGACTCGCCCAAGGTGTTCCTCATCGACGACGTGACGGTGCGGACGGAGGACACGGACCAGTCGTACGAGGAGATCACCTCCGACGAGTACCTGGACTACATGCGGGAGTACGTGGTGGGGATCGGGCCGTGGAAGGACACGGTGGTGCCGCCGACGAGGGACAACACGCTGGCGACGCCGACGGACATGGTGGCCATGGCGCACGCCAGGGGCCTGCAGGTGCACCCCTACACGTACCGGAACGAGAACCGCTTCCTGCACTACAACTTCCGGCAGGACCCCTACGCCGAGTACGACTACTGGCTCAACGACGTCGGCGTcgacggcctcttcaccgacttCCCCGCCAGCCTCCGCCGCTTCCAGGACTGGACCGCCGCCAAGAACTGA
- the LOC119353875 gene encoding LRR receptor-like serine/threonine-protein kinase RPK2 — protein sequence MPRASNPSKPHATPTTRRLAPRSFAPLPAEALPHRAPTLPHCPAPLRRRLPPPPRPMATLLSQTLPTLLLLLVAAVRASGAGGGGGERGALLSFKAAVTADPGGLLRAWSPASPDHCLWPGVSCGASGEVVALNVSASPGRRLAGALSPSVAALRGLRALALPSHALSGPLPAAIWSLRRLRVLDLSGNRLQGEIPPLLACAALHTLDLAYNQLNGSVPAALGSLMVLRRLSLASNRLGGAIPDELGGAGCRSLQFLDLSGNLLVGGIPRSLGNCSKLEALLLSSNLLDDVIPPEIGRLNNLRALDVSRNSLSGPVPAELGGCVELSVLVLSNPYALVGGLNASDGEDVEDFNYFEGGIQDVVAALPKLRVLWAPRATLEGELPGNWSSCQSLEMVNLGENLISGGIPKGLLDCKHLKFLNLSSNKLTGSVDPSLPVPCMDVFDVSGNRLSGSIPVFLSKDCPSSQLPFDDLVSEYSSFFAYQAIAGFFSSSAVMATDLTSYHSFAQNNFTGTVTSLPIAAEKLGMQGSYAFLADGNNLVGELQPGLFNKCNSSRGFMVDVSNNLITGGIPVEIGSLCTSLVVLGVAGNRLSGLIPTSIGQLNYLISLDLSRNQFVGEIPTSVKNLPHLELLSLGHNLLNGTIPNDINHLQSLKVLDLSSNRLSGEIPHALADLTNLTALLLDNNKLTGKIPAEFANATSLTMFNVSFNNLSGPVPTNSSAVGCDSIIGNPLLQSCHTYTLAVPSAGQQGHDLNSYDNDTAPVDPQNQGGNSSFNAIEIASITSATAIVSVLLALIVLFIYTRKCAPFMSARSSGRREVIIFQEIGVPITYETVVRATGTFNASNCIGSGGFGATYKAEISPGVLVAIKRLSVGRFQGLEQFHAEIKTLGRLRHPNLVTLVGYHLGESEMFLIYNYLPGGNLERFIQERSKRPVEWKRLHKIALDIAKALAYLHDTCVPRILHRDVKPNNILLDTNHNAYLSDFGLARLLGNSETHATTGVAGTFGYVAPEYAMTCRVSDKADVYSYGVVLMELISDKKALDPSFSPYGNGFNIVAWACMLLRQGRARDFFVDGLWDVGPHDDLVEVLHLAVMCTVESLSIRPTMKLVVQRLKQLQPPMREHR from the coding sequence ATGCCCCGAGCTTCCAACCCAAGCAAACCCCACGCCACCCCCACCACCCGACGGCTCGCACCGCGGAGCTTCGCCCCACTCCCAGCCGAGGCCCTCCCGCACCGGGCCCCGACCCTCCCCCACTGTCCCGCTCCATTGCGACGgcggctcccgccgccgccgcgccccatgGCCACCCTCCTCTCCCAAACCCTAcccacgctgctgctgctgctcgtcgCGGCCGTTCGGGCGTCCGGcgccgggggcggcggcggcgagcgggggGCCCTGCTCAGCTTCAAGGCGGCCGTGACCGCCGACCCGGGCGGGCTCCTCCGCGCCTGGTCCCCGGCGTCGCCCGACCACTGCCTCTGGCCGGGCGTGTCGTGCGGCGCGTCCGGCGAGGTCGTGGCGCTCAACGTATCCGCCTCCCccggccgccgcctggcgggcgcgcTCTCCCCGTCCGTCGCGGCGCTGCGCGGCCTCCGCGCGCTCGCGCTCCCCTCCCACGCGCTCTCCGGCCCGCTCCCCGCCGCGATCTGGTCGCTGCGCCGCCTCCGCGTGCTCGACCTCTCCGGCAACCGCCTCCAGGGCGAGATCCCGCCGTTGCTCGCCTGCGCCGCGCTGCACACGCTGGACCTCGCCTACAACCAGCTCAACGGCTCCGTGCCCGCCGCGCTCGGCTCGCTCATGGTGCTCCGGCGCCTCTCGCTTGCCTCCAACCGCCTGGGCGGCGCCATCCCCGATGAGCTGGGTGGTGCCGGCTGCCGCAGCCTGCAGTTCCTCGATCTCTCCGGGAACCTCCTCGTCGGCGGCATCCCCCGGAGCCTGGGGAACTGCAGCAAGCTGGAGGCGCTCTTGCTCTCCTCCAACCTGCTGGATGACGTCATCCCGCCGGAGATTGGACGCCTCAACAATTTGCGGGCTTTGGATGTGTCGAGGAACAGCCTGAGCGGCCCTGTGCCAGCGGAGCTCGGTGGTTGTGTTGAACTTTCAGTTTTAGTGCTGTCCAACCCTTATGCGCTGGTTGGTGGTTTGAATGCATCGGATGGTGAGGATGTTGAGGACTTCAACTATTTCGAGGGAGGGATTCAGGATGTTGTTGCTGCGTTGCCGAAGCTGAGGGTGCTATGGGCGCCAAGAGCTACACTGGAGGGGGAGTTGCCGGGGAACTGGAGCTCTTGCCAGAGCTTGGAGATGGTGAACTTGGGAGAGAATTTGATCTCTGGTGGAATTCCCAAAGGGCTGTTGGACTGCAAGCATCTCAAGTTCTTGAATTTGAGCTCGAACAAGTTAACAGGTTCAGTTGATCCATCACTTCCTGTGCCCTGCATGGATGTGTTTGATGTCAGCGGAAACCGGCTGTCTGGCTCGATCCCAGTGTTTCTCTCAAAGGATTGCCCTTCATCTCAGCTCCCATTTGATGACCTGGTGTCAGAATACTCTTCCTTCTTTGCATATCAGGCGATTGCGGGCTTCTTTTCATCTTCAGCAGTCATGGCTACTGATTTGACGAGTTACCATAGTTTTGCCCAGAACAATTTTACTGGAACAGTGACATCCTTGCCGATTGCTGCCGAGAAGCTGGGAATGCAGGGATCCTATGCTTTCCTTGCTGATGGGAATAATCTTGTCGGTGAGTTGCAACCTGGCCTATTCAACAAGTGCAACAGTTCAAGGGGTTTCATGGTGGACGTTAGCAACAACCTGATAACAGGAGGTATCCCTGTAGAGATTGGATCGTTGTGCACTTCTCTTGTTGTTCTTGGTGTTGCTGGTAACCGCCTTTCTGGTTTGATACCGACAAGTATTGGGCAGTTGAATTATCTTATCAGCTTGGATTTGAGCAGGAACCAGTTTGTTGGTGAAATTCCGACTTCTGTCAAGAACTTACCACATTTGGAGCTACTCTCTTTGGGTCATAACCTTCTAAATGGAACTATTCCAAatgatattaatcatctgcaatctCTGAAGGTTTTGGACCTGTCCTCAAACCGCCTCTCCGGAGAGATCCCTCATGCACTGGCTGACTTGACAAATCTCACTGCCCTCCTCCTTGATAATAATAAACTTACTGGGAAGATACCGGCCGAATTTGCCAATGCGACATCTCTTACCATGTTTAACGTGTCATTCAACAATTTGTCTGGTCCAGTGCCAACAAATAGCAGTGCAGTTGGATGTGACAGCATTATTGGAAATCCTTTGCTACAATCTTGTCACACATATACCCTGGCTGTTCCCTCCGCTGGTCAGCAGGGTCATGATCTGAATTCATACGACAACGATACAGCACCTGTGGATCCACAAAACCAAGGAGGAAATAGTTCATTCAATGCAATTGAAATAGCTTCCATAACATCAGCAACAGCTATTGTTTCAGTCCTTCTTGCTCTGATTGTACTATTTATTTACACAAGAAAGTGTGCACCCTTTATGTCAGCTCGATCATCTGGAAGAAGGGAAGTTATAATCTTCCAAGAAATCGGAGTGCCGATCACTTATGAGACTGTTGTTCGAGCTACTGGAACTTTCAACGCAAGCAATTGCATTGGAAGTGGGGGTTTTGGAGCCACCTACAAAGCTGAAATTTCACCTGGAGTCTTGGTAGCTATAAAGAGGCTTTCTGTTGGGAGATTCCAGGGATTGGAACAGTTCCATGCCGAGATCAAAACTCTTGGGAGATTAAGACATCCTAATCTTGTTACCTTGGTAGGCTACCATCTTGGTGAATCTGAAATGTTTCTCATATATAACTACTTGCCTGGAGGAAATCTTGAGAGATTCATACAAGAGAGATCAAAGAGACCAGTAGAGTGGAAGAGGCTGCACAAGATTGCTCTGGACATTGCAAAAGCACTCGCTTATCTGCATGACACTTGTGTACCTAGGATCCTTCATCGTGACGTGAAACCAAACAATATTTTGTTGGACACTAACCATAATGCTTACCTCTCAGACTTTGGACTGGCAAGGCTCTTGGGAAATTCGGAAACCCATGCAACCACTGGTGTTGCTGGAACTTTTGGATATGTTGCTCCAGAATATGCTATGACATGCCGTGTTTCAGATAAAGCCGATGTGTATAGCTATGGTGTTGTACTGATGGAGCTAATATCAGACAAGAAGGCCTTGGATCCATCATTTTCTCCTTATGGCAATGGGTTTAACATAGTTGCCTGGGCATGCATGCTGCTCCGCCAAGGCCGTGCTCGTGATTTCTTCGTCGATGGTTTGTGGGATGTGGGCCCGCATGATGACTTGGTAGAGGTGTTGCATTTAGCAGTGATGTGCACCGTTGAATCGCTCTCTATACGACCAACTATGAAGCTAGTTGTTCAACGACTaaagcaactccagcccccaatgcGAGAACACCGATGA
- the LOC119359182 gene encoding uncharacterized protein LOC119359182 produces the protein MAEMVGSLVVGEVVSRTSSFLISKHKERSASASSASESLERLEMAHIKMEAALEVSARWQVTDVAMLRWRRRLRRAADECDSAAHRWRLRALEEEEAREALARAWLPSRVARVVASFVSSLLSRRGEEPHAKAVQRFEKLADGAGDFLRCLQSGGPPRRCALLDDAIVGKPAVSASARHGLVQGGRRRCLRSGSRKSGVEIRQLVQ, from the coding sequence ATGGCCGAGATGGTCGGATCGCTGGTCGTCGGCGAGGTGGTCAGCAGGACCTCCTCGTTCCTCATCAGCAAGCACAAGGAGAGGTCGGCGTCggccagcagcgcaagcgagagcctgGAGCGGCTGGAGATGGCGCACATCAAGATGGAGGCGGCGCTGGAGGTGTCCGCCCGGTGGCAGGTCACGGACGTGGCGATGCTGCGGTGGCGGCGGAGGCTGCGGCGCGCCGCCGACGAGTGCGACTCCGCGGCGCACCGCTGGAGGCTGCGGgccctggaggaggaggaggcccgggAGGCGCTCGCGCGCGCGTGGCTCCCGAGCCGGGTCGCGCGCGTCGTGGCCTCCTTCGTGTCGTCGCTCCTCAGCCGCCGCGGCGAGGAGCCCCACGCGAAGGCCGTCCAGAGGTTCGAGAAGCTGGCTGACGGCGCCGGGGATTTCTTGAGGTGCCTGCAGTCCGGCGGCCCGCCTCGGAGGTGCGCGCTGCTCGATGACGCCATTGTCGGGAAGCCTGCTGTGAGTGCGAGTGCGAGGCATGGTCTGGTTCAGGGAGGCCGGCGGCGATGCCTGCGCTCGGGATCCAGGAAGAGCGGGGTGGAGATTAGACAGCTTGTTCAGTGA